GGTACCAGGATCAATCGTATTGGCGTTACGACGCCTCGTAACAGCGCCCGGCAAGATTACGTACACATAACCTCTATTTTGCACGCAGTTTCGAGAGTAGAGATACCATAGACCGAGCAGGGAAGAAGGTCTGCTGTATGTGGAAATGTCCCACcgttagaaagagaaaagaaaccgCGGTAGTTTATCTGTTTCTGTCTACTAAAGCACGCGCAGTAAAAATCAGACTATCTGTTGAGTTAGCTTTCTATTaagtcgtcctaaaagttcgtgccatttatacttctatttctcaaattaatatgtgaaacatactcttaagtgtcacaagaaaagataatctgtctcatttcacaatagtttctcacctctctcacatagtcattataccgttactagaaaatttctgtgattttttattaaatttcggcACAGTCTTCGGCAcaaacttatgggacgacctaatatatgacgatataatattacaagaaaataattgaaagcacagtgaatcgaatcgaataaagAGTCAAAGATTTTTAGCTGTGGTGCGAAGGTCCGACTCTCCCACCctatctataatatctctatgGTTTCGAGTGGAATGTCAGAAATACACTCAAGTAAACGTTCGAGTTTCGATGCAAAGTCCCCGATCGTTCGCGGCGACTTCTTTTAAACCGCTAATCCCTCGTTGAAACGGGTTTATTTTCACGTCCTTCCGTTCACATCCGAGCGTGAGCAACGTTCGCGTACATCAAAACCCACGAAAAATCAAGCGTCAACTGAACAAGGATGTCAAGACGTTACCCACTACAATAGTTAGACCGGGCTATGTCGTCGAAAGACAGTCTCCATCTGTCGTCAATTAAGTCATACACACGACGAACATTTTCGCACGATAGATCTAAAAGCGCTTTCTaaacgttttgttttttttttcttcgtaggAATTGCAAGTCTCGCGCGTTATCATTTTTCCTAATACACACACAGGGTTccgttttgtttttatccacttttctCCCGTTCTtctcctccccctcccccccctccctccctcccccccacCCTCTGTTTCGTAGTTTCGCTTCGTTTCAACACACGCTTGTTCCTCTTTCGTCACCATCTCTCGAGCACCCATTCTaagattttacatttttatcacAGATGTTTTGTTCTCGATTTTTATCGTCGCCCCTATAATACCTATACGGttcatttcgaaatatttaagcAGGGACGCTCGTCagttatttgtttcttttatgcTTGCTTCCCTGTTCTTCCGTAAACGTTCTTCTCTTTTAGAGCATCATTTCTCTCTCCGGTATTGTTCTCTCGCTAAGCCGACGCGATATAACGATCACAGCTCTCGTCTTGCCATCGCGCGCAAGAATACACGATTCACACTAAGGCCTGCCttagtacaaaaatatacattcgcTTCTTAAAAAATAGATCTTAGCATTCTGTACTGGCTACCGTTCGTTTGatattttacagtattttGATTCTTGGCAGGCTGGCTTAAAGGTTAGTTATTAATCGGCTACGAGAACCGCCGTCGAGCGAGCTTTTTCGTAACGGGGGCTGTTATCCGATCTAAACACTAGCTGGCGCACCATCTCTTCCTTTATGTGTAACGACGCTTATATTCATAAATTGGCGTTCGCGCGGCTCAATTCGGTGGCGAATAGACGAGGGCCGCGAGCTAACACGGAAAGCTGAATACGTTAGGTAAAGAAAAACCGTTTTCAACGGGCCAACTATGGTAATGTCTCCCTTCTCGACAGAAGATCGGGACCGACCGTTATCGCGAACGGCGGGTCGGTCGAGAATTTGTACTCGGAGAAGACAGTGAATGGAACGCGACACCTCGATCAGGAATTGCTCGATCTCGGTTCGAGGCAAAAATCGCTACCTAACTTCGCTTAAAGAAAGACACCACCTTTACGATTACGAAGAAACGATCTTTGTTTATCGAACGAAGGTATAAGCGTGTTCAGCCTGAATTTCAAATGCATTTTTACACGATTCAACGCTAGTTATTGGTGACGAAGTTGCAGCTAATATTTTCCTGAAAACCGTTTTCATTCGACGCTCGGCgatgcaaacaaaaattcccaaCTGTCAGCGTTTCTTTTGCTGTAAAGATGGCGTTCTTCCTCAAAGTGTCAAAAAATCGCTTGGAAATTCGCATTCGTGAAATAAATGCGAGACCGTTGATGTACCTGTGACACTCTCGTAAAGATaaaaacgtgaaatataaaagtCTTTCGTTTGAAGAAACACAAACGGTGGTGGGGAATGGTTTCTGAACAAGCACACCAAACGCTGGGTTTGATCGAGAAGGGAGACATTATCGTATCGAGACGAGGCGTTTATCGATAAGATTAAACACGAGATTTCGTGTTTCGACGATTCGCGGAACGATGCGCTTTCCGTTTAGTCGGGTTCGTCCCTTTTCTTTATGAATATGAGGTCGAACGCGGCAACGTGCAGCCCGCCTAACTGGTGTGTGTATACCTTTCTCGGCAGGTTCAGTCTTATGCTTGGTTTGTCATCGCGTTTATCGATATATACGTGTAGTAGTTGGGTTGTGCCCTTTCGGTTAAGCGGTGGCTGCACGAGTTGCCTTTCTTTTCTACGACTTTGTACAGAGGATTCGCAGAGATGGTACTACGTATCACCTGATCACCtgtttttttcgtatttttttttcttttttttttttgttatgttcTGTCTCTATTACTCACTGGATATCATCGTTATATATCCGAACgcattatcatttttctcgcTTTTAATAATTCCGTTCTCTATCATACGCTATCGTCTCGCATATATGTTCTTTCACACTATTCGCTCTTATactctttttctctcgcgcgcgctctctttctctctctggACTCACACGTCGGGTACCGCACCCGCGAATATACTGTTTATGCGGGACttcgttcgattaaaaaacaaaaataaacacgtacgaagagaaataataataataataataataataataataataaaaaaacaggCCCttagtaaataaagtttgGCCCATCCGCACAGCGTTAATGGTCAACAGGGCCGGATCAAGGCGTGGGCTTCTAGGGGCTACCGCCCAGGGGCCTTACGAGATCGACTCTCAGGCTACGGACTATGAGTGTACGTGATATCCGCTACTTTTTACGTTGcatttgtattattacattttcaaactgTTTCTTGTTATTTCCAATAGCGATCGCAGCcgtgtaaaaattaatcaaatttgtcTTCAAcatctttccttcttttcgaaaaGTATTACCGCGGAGCCCTCACAGTACCTATAGCCCAGGGGTCTGCGAAATCTTAATCCGGCGCTGATGGTCAGCGAACAAAGAGTGGTGTCGATCGCGTTTGTTCGCGAGGATTCGTGGAGCATCGCTATATAAACGTCGTGGTTCCATTCGCTGAGAATTTTCCCGACTTAAAAACAATACAACGCGCGCGGAATACGAAATGAATGGGCACGAGCATACCTTAACTTTGTCGAGCATTTTTTTGGGCGATACGCCGACAGTTGGCCCAGCGAATCGccggaaaaagaaaatgtccgTTAAGGTGTCtacgattattttcttatggTGACTGTCGCGTGTTAGATATTTTGTTTCGGTAAATTTACTCTTACCGCGACTCAGGTACATATTAAGGCCCGTTCATCTTGTATTAACAGCATATAATCATTTCAAAACGAAATAGTTTTTTTCCTCGCATTTGTGCCTAATTCTCCCGATCGAACCTCCGGTAGTATCTTGTTATTcttttcctctctctctctctctctcgttaaTCTCTTGTTCTTTCGTTCGAACAAATGGGTCTATATATTATTTCGCTTGCTCTTATCCTCTTccctgtttcttttttaaattcggGCGCAACACAGCGATTTTTGCGCGTGtccaatttcttcttttataacgCATGAATGTATGTACAGAACCacatataaaaaacaatgGTATACGTGACTACAAGTACGATACACGacgatgtaataataattatacaagggttcgaaaaaaagtaaagaactCCTCAAAATAGTAAACTGTCTGTTAcgattgttgttgttgttgttgttgttgttgctttTGGTagttctttgttttctttgtgtTGTGGAtcatacttctttttttttttcttttaaacgttCGGAATCGTCATCATTAATCGCACGACAGAAACAGATGCGCGCGGCATCCGCATATTAACGTTTAAAGTTCGATAGATAATacagatatacatacatatacacatacacgATTAGCAACTAATTCCTCTGATTTCTTTTATAGATAACTATATTTGTGTTCACTTCCAGCGGTCGCTAAGAGCACGGTGAAGAGACGGTACTCGAAGAGGTCGTACAAGATGTCGAAGCATAAACGATATCATCCTAACGCGATATACTAGCTCTGTATTTTCAAACTGATTTGCATACCACCAAATCGACCGCACTCTTCTCGGCACAcgttcatttaatattttgtacaaaagcGTCCGATTGGTTttggtattaaaaataacctCGGAACGCTGTTCGACTTCTTACTGAGTGCATCTTTGTTATATCTGCGCAACTCGATCACAAACTCTTTCTCGCGAAATCttcaccattttttttttttgttagttaTTCATTCTTACACTGCATGCTCTTGGCGCTCGCTTGATCTAAATTCCCAtagaattggaaaaatatctGTTAACATGTTTCTACTTACATACGTTTGGAATTTCGTTACGCTTTCCAGTGGAACATCGTGAGATCGGCCCCTTTCTCCTCTCTTCTTTAATCTCAATGTTTCATGTCCTCTCTTTACTCGATGCGATGATCGTCTCTCATTGTAGCGTGTATTGCcttcatttttgttcgatattcACACTTCCTGTGATATTAACAGGTACACATCACGCATAAGGTCTGTCTAGAAAGACCTCGATCGTCTTGTAATGCTTGGTTCTTAGTATCTACCAagaatattgttatatttttatataatatatatacgtttctttctttttctttctaatattCATTGGCGAGAGGAACGATCATTAATAAGTATTTTGTTCTTAAGCTGACCATTTCGAGCCCACCACTGTTAGCGATAGACTCCGTTAAAAAAGGCTCCTCGTGAAAGAAACCATCGCATATCGTTTCGTTCTCCATTTCGATGAACGAGGAGATCATCTCATTCGCTGGGGGTGATTTATACTTAATTTAGGTACCCCATCGCGGACCCAAGAAAGACATAGTCAACTATGGCTTGTCACGTTCTTACGTGAACTGATAAAAATCATTGTAAAGCAGGAGAACTTGTGTGCGTTTTTTACCTTCGCTATTTACACATTGGAACTGTGTGATCCTTACCTGACAGTGTAACCCCTTTAGTTATTAATCTTGGTTTACGAATTTACACGTGTTCACTGTTTGATGCATCATCCATAGTTcccgtaaaaataaatcttatagaaaaataaagaatatgaCTTCGTAACTTTACTTCTGAGAATGTAGCTCGCCCAGAAATTGTTGGAGGTGTCGGTGAATGGTACTGGGGAGTAATGTTTTCTTGATGTGCATTCGGAATTACTTTTGGTCGCGGAGGACCAACGGCATGATCACGTCTCTGCTGTCACCTTTGAATGGATCCATTACAACTGCGGGTAAATCTGCGTCGCTTAAAGGTTCCCACCGATGACCCATTATTACTTGTATTTCCTAGGTACATCAAATTTAATACACACgcgtttaatataaatgacaAAATGATATAGGAACAATTTACAAACGTTAGTAGTAAATGTAAAAGCTTACGTGTGTGATGCTTTCAGCCTTGTGCCATGATTCATTGTAGGATGTAATATCTCTTTGTGCAAACACTAATGACTTTAGGGAGCATCCTCGTAGACGTGCAATAGCTAACAAATTTTCTTGGCAGTATTTGTGGCCTATGAATACAATTTCCACAAGTTTGGTACACTTCCATGCAATAAGTACTAATGGATCGGGGCTGTggtgaaataataaacacgctggttaataaaaaaaattaaagatagcgacataatataaaataatatcgctTACTTGTCGGGCTCGATTGGATCGCAAGTTGCTGGCATGATTCGTAGAGGATCTATCGAGTCGATCCATATTAAAGATTTTAAAGTAAGATCATACCAACTGGATAATACAAGTAACGCCCTGATGTTAACATTCTCACAGAATAACACCTTTAAGTGTGTCAGAGGCATGGAACGACGAAGTATGACCGAATGCAACATATCAATGCCAACATAGGAGTGTATAAGATTCAATCTCAGCTCACATTTTGGACTGTAATtagaaacattgaatttcattcgttaatttattttttctaagtAACAggaatagaataaaaagtaatagaaTAACTTATACTATCGCTTacttcttttgaacaaaagtttgCCAAGCGCTGTCGGTTGTTCCCGCGTAATGTTCGTTCCAACCGTGCACATGAATTACAAGTCTTTCAACGGTGCCTGTATCCAATGCTTTTAGAAGAGAATCGCTTATGAAATCATAATCCAGAGTCAGAATAGACAATCTATTGAACGAGTTAAAGAAAAGTTCGTAATCGACCCCAAGTTCCAAAAAGTCGTAATCGTCCGGATCGTCTCTAACGGATGCCAAACTGAGAATTGTCAGATGGTTGGCATGGTGCTGACGCAGAGGTTCTAGAATTACACCGGCACTTGCTGTTAATTCTTCTATGCATCCCAAACTCAAAGCTTCTAAACGATTAGacgtttcaa
The sequence above is drawn from the Hylaeus volcanicus isolate JK05 chromosome 2, UHH_iyHylVolc1.0_haploid, whole genome shotgun sequence genome and encodes:
- the LOC128872083 gene encoding F-box only protein 33 — translated: MIHAGNGGVVYLEQLKSSEESDATEKATSRKCEGQLSLAKANSCSSYKGANRTTEMAQEDNNPCWNNLPSVILQEIFSYLPHDSRLKASQVCRNWRYALFHPSFWKKITFALEYEDSITWARFLGESFGLSVHEATIRCDTPNHVADETLALLKKLSCNRQLRKLFLESSRSFFDYEDDEDINGYETPLIKPLVKIIETSNRLEALSLGCIEELTASAGVILEPLRQHHANHLTILSLASVRDDPDDYDFLELGVDYELFFNSFNRLSILTLDYDFISDSLLKALDTGTVERLVIHVHGWNEHYAGTTDSAWQTFVQKNPKCELRLNLIHSYVGIDMLHSVILRRSMPLTHLKVLFCENVNIRALLVLSSWYDLTLKSLIWIDSIDPLRIMPATCDPIEPDNPDPLVLIAWKCTKLVEIVFIGHKYCQENLLAIARLRGCSLKSLVFAQRDITSYNESWHKAESITHEIQVIMGHRWEPLSDADLPAVVMDPFKGDSRDVIMPLVLRDQK